The genomic stretch CGCACCACCGACCATGGGACCGCCAAGCTGATGCCCGATGTGGATCGGGAGCGAGCCTGGCTGCTCACCGTCGACGGGGCGCCGCAGTCGTATGTGGATCTGGACGAGCCGACACATCTGGAGTTCGAGTACGCGCGGCGGCTCGGGTATGTGCTGGATGCCGTGGCCGAGGCCGGGCGGGCGCTGGACGTGGTGCACCTCGGGGGAGGGGCGCTGACGCTCCCGCGGTACGTGGCGGCCACCCGGCCCGGCTCACGGCAGGATGTCGTCGAGGCCGACGCGGGGCTGCTGGAGCTGGTGGTCGAGCATCTGCCGCTGCCGGCGGGCTCGGGTGTCGCGCTGCACGCCGCCGATGCCCGGGCCTGGCTGGAGGCCGCGGCGGATGACTCTGCCGACGTGGTGATCGGGGACGTGTTCGGGGGATCCCGGGTGCCGGCACATCTGACCACGCTCGCCTACGCCCGTGAGGCCGAGCGGGTGCTGCGTCCCGGCGGGGTCTATCTGGCCAACCTCGCCGACGCGGCGCCGTTCGGCTTTCTGCGCTCCCAACTGGCCACATTCGCCGAGTACTTCGCGGAGCTGGTGCTGATCGCCGAGCCGGGTGTGCTGCGCGGCCGGCGGTTCGGGAACGCGGTGCTCGTC from Streptomyces roseochromogenus subsp. oscitans DS 12.976 encodes the following:
- a CDS encoding spermidine synthase produces the protein MSEARPVIRTTDHGTAKLMPDVDRERAWLLTVDGAPQSYVDLDEPTHLEFEYARRLGYVLDAVAEAGRALDVVHLGGGALTLPRYVAATRPGSRQDVVEADAGLLELVVEHLPLPAGSGVALHAADARAWLEAAADDSADVVIGDVFGGSRVPAHLTTLAYAREAERVLRPGGVYLANLADAAPFGFLRSQLATFAEYFAELVLIAEPGVLRGRRFGNAVLVASHRPVDIAVVARRAAADVFPARVEHGVAVREFIGGACPVGDADAVPSPEPPDGAFGIG